CAGTAACTATAGGCTTAGCTATAGACATGAGAGCTCGCAGAATAGATCGTGCTTGACCTTCTTCGTCGATAGTGAGAGCCTCCTTTCTCCTCAACCTGGCTAGAGCCAAAAGACACTCAATAGGGGAGGCCCACCAGGCGACGATTGATTGATCTGCTTGAATCAGCTTTTGAGTGATGAAGTTTCTCGTTCCTGAAGGCACAGAGGGATAAGAGCGGACGCGTCCCAAACTTCATCGCCCTTCGGCCCGACCTGCCAGAAGCGCCTTAAGCCCTAGCCTGGTCCGATTCTTAGGTCTCGGCAGTCTCCAGAATCCTGCCGGCAATTTGCCGGTTCCTAGATGGACCTTGCCCCAACGAGATATGTTCGAAACGGGCAGAAGAAGCCGCCAAAGCCCGGGAACCATCGACGGCTCGTCTGCCAATTGCGAGACAGACGTCAAGACCGAAGGTGGGTGTCCGCACATCCCCGATGTGAGTTGGTTGCCGTTCACTGATGGAATGATCCATTTCGTCGGACGAGATCGGCGCATCCTCTTTCCCCTCAAATCACGAAGTCGCCTCGTCCGATGGTGAAGATGCTGCACGGACAATACGTTCAGGAAAGAGCACGGTGTGACGTGAAACCGCGACTAGGACGTTGTCTGCCAGCCTGTTGCGAAGTTGCTGTAGCAGCGAATCGGCCGGACTGGCGACATCCTGGAGCGTGAAGGTCCAGATTCCCATGTGGCCAAGCAAGGAGGCCCCCCCTGTCACGAAGATCCAGGTTTATCAAGGCGGTGTAGTCGTAAGTGATAATCACGTCCATCAGCGAGTCGAAATCCAAAGTGTTCGCGGCCTGCGGTAGCTCAAGAAACCAAGTCGTATCCACGCCCGTGCCTCCAAACGGATTGAGTGGCTCCGATTGGATGTCCACCTCAAATACACCAGTTGCAGCAGTGGGTGAGGTGAAAGCCACGGGTTGTGGGTCTTGCCGGATCACCGTGGGAGGATAGCCAGGATGGGGGTCACACAACGAGACAAACCACCATTCGACAGCGTTGCGCGGATACCCACGGATAGCGGAATCAGTGACGCTACTAAGATCCGCACTCGTTTGATCAGCCTGAGACAGTGGCCCGGAAAGCCTTCGTCAAACGACTGCATTGGTGTCGAGAAGACCAGGATTCCCCGAGTTGGATGTACTGGTAGGAAAGAAGAAGTATGGCGAAGGTCTAGAAACTGTCTTAATTGGAAACAGGAATGAGGGAGACCTCTCCGCTGGAGCAGGACCTTCCGAGAGGCTACTTAGATTGAAACTGCACGGCGAGTTCGCCTGGCTTGAACACGCCTCGTTCGGTGATGATCCCTGTGATAAGTTCGGCTGGTGTGACATCAAAGGCGGGATTGTAGACTGCCACATCTTTGGGAGCGACGGGATGGCTGCCGTGGATGGTTGTGACTTCAAGAGAGTTTCGCTGTTCGATTGGAATATCGTCTCCGGTTTTTGTTTTCAGATCGATAGTCGAATAGGGAGCTGCGACATAGAAGGGAATGTTGTGCGCCTTGGCTAGGACTGCCACGGAGTACGTGCCGATTTTGTTCGCCACATCCCCGTTGGCGGCAATGCGATCTGCTCCGACGACGCAGAGTTGAATTTTCCCCTGCTTCATAAGTGACCCGGCCATATTGTCTGTGATCAACGTAACGGGAATCTGGTCTTGCATCAGTTCCCAAGCTGTGAGGCGAGCGCCTTGAAGGACAGGACGAGTTTCATCTGCAATCACCTTGATCTTCTTCCCCTGCTCCCATGCCGCCCGAATGACGCCAAGCGCCGTTCCATACCCAGCCGTAGCGAGTGATCCCGCGTTACAGTGCGTGAGAATCGTCTGACCGTCTTGGATCAGCCCTGCTCCATGGCGTCCCATGGTTTTGCACAGCGTAATATCTTCTTCCAGTATCGCTTGAGATTCTTCGACGAGCCTCTGTTTGATCGCTGAGACCGGTTGCCCTTGCGACGACTCCAGTTTCCGTCTCATCCGCTCAATCGCCCAGAAGAGATTGACGGCGGTCGGCCTGGTTGCGGCCAACTCATCGCAGATCTTGAGGACCGCTTGGGTAAAAGTTACGTGGTCGGTTGTCTGGACGGTCTGTGCGCCTAAGGCCACGCCCATTGCCGCAGTCACCCCAATCGCCGGGGCTCCACGAACTTTCAAGGTACGGATGGCATCGGCTACCGATTGATAATCACGGCAGTCGATGAACTCAACCATCTCAGGAAGCCGACGTTGGTCTAGGAGACGTACGGCACCGTTTTTCCATTCAACCGTTGGAACCATGATGTGATCTTGTAACGGGAATGGGATAAAACTGCAAGCCCTCTCTTGTCATCGGAAGCAGGACAATCATGCAAAGGAGAACATTCTACGTATTATCACTTCAGACAGTCACCTGCTCTCTTCCCTATTCTTTTCTAGCGTGGTATGTCTTCGAGTATTCCATGAAGAGTGTGGAGCGACCGATACTTCGAGCGCATTCATGGGATATTTCATTGCAAACTTGAAGTCATGGTTAGGAATAATCGTTGCCAGTTCCGTTGCTCGCAGCGCCAGGGACAGGTGAACAGGTTCACGGGTTGGATGACTAACTCACGCATACTTGTCACCGTGAGGTTGGGATTTGATAGCCGGCCTTGTACCAAGACGGCTCCATCACGATCGGTACGATACGTTGCGATCATCTGATCGTCATAGCTTTTAATGACGGCAGGAGCAGGATGCCCATAGGGGTTGGTCGCCCCAACAGAAATGATGGCATATTGCGGATGCAGCTGTCGGAGCCAGTCTTGGTCCAACGAACTTCGTGCTCCATGATGTGGGACCTTCAAGACCGTGACGGGCTGGTGTCCAGCCTCCGGTAAATGCTGAAGTCCGCCGGTCTCAATATCGGCGGCAAAGAGGATGGAATGGGCGCCACAGTCCAATCGAGACACGATCGAGCGATTATTGAGGTCGGTCCCTGTATGGAACGCAATGGGACGAGCTGATTGAGACTCTTGCTGTGGATTGAGAATAGCCAGACGGCAAGGACCGGAATTCAAGACCTCTTGTCCTTGCATGGCCGTTCGTTTCGGGATGCCTCGTGAGAGAAGAGCTGACGTCAGATCTGCGACGAACTGTTCCTGTCGCTCCACCCCTTGCTCCCAGAACTGTCCCACGGAGAGATGTTGGAGGATCCAGATCAATCCACCGACATGGTCCATTTGCTGATGTGTACCGATGACATGGTCGACGTGTGACACACCCCTATTCCACAGAAATGGCGCGACCACACTTCGTCCCATGTCGAACCGGTC
This is a stretch of genomic DNA from Nitrospira sp.. It encodes these proteins:
- the mtnA gene encoding S-methyl-5-thioribose-1-phosphate isomerase: MVPTVEWKNGAVRLLDQRRLPEMVEFIDCRDYQSVADAIRTLKVRGAPAIGVTAAMGVALGAQTVQTTDHVTFTQAVLKICDELAATRPTAVNLFWAIERMRRKLESSQGQPVSAIKQRLVEESQAILEEDITLCKTMGRHGAGLIQDGQTILTHCNAGSLATAGYGTALGVIRAAWEQGKKIKVIADETRPVLQGARLTAWELMQDQIPVTLITDNMAGSLMKQGKIQLCVVGADRIAANGDVANKIGTYSVAVLAKAHNIPFYVAAPYSTIDLKTKTGDDIPIEQRNSLEVTTIHGSHPVAPKDVAVYNPAFDVTPAELITGIITERGVFKPGELAVQFQSK